One window from the genome of Myripristis murdjan chromosome 6, fMyrMur1.1, whole genome shotgun sequence encodes:
- the LOC115360657 gene encoding alanine--tRNA ligase, cytoplasmic — protein sequence MDSSLSAAQIREKFIDYFRRHEHQYVHSSATIPLDDPTLLFANAGMNQFKPIFLNTIDPSHPMARLRRAANTQKCIRAGGKHNDLDDVGKDVYHHTFFEMLGSWSFGDYFKHLACEMALELLTKEFGIPIDRLYVTYFGGDTAAGLEPDLECKQIWIDLGVDEARILPGNMKDNFWEMGDTGPCGPCSEIHFDRIGGRDASHLVNQDDPNVLEIWNLVFIQFNRESETELKPLPKKSIDTGMGLERLVSVLQNKMSNYDTDLFIPYFEAIQKGTGARPYTGKVGAEDTDGIDMAYRVLADHARTITIALSDGGRPDNTGRGYVLRRILRRAVRYSHEKLGAEKGFFATLVDVVVASLGDAFPELKKDPDMVKDIINEEETQFLKTLSRGRRILDRKIQSLGDCKTIPGDTAWLLYDTYGFPLDLTALIAEEKGMCVDTDAFEEEKKAAQLKSQCKGAGDEDHFMLDIYAIEELRNKNIPATDDSLKYSYKSDDKGDYVFEKTSATVLALRCNRAFCDEVTTGQKCGVVLDQTSFYAEQGGQIFDEGYMLRENDSTDDRMEFSVQDTQVRGGYVLHIGTVCGKLKVGDRVTLHVDEARRRLVMSNHTATHILNFALRGVLGEADQRGSLVAPSRLRFDFTAKGALSTGEIRRTEEIACTMIRRGENVYAKDAPLAQAKAIQGLRAVFDETYPDPVRVVSIGVPVEQLLSEPNCNAGSVTSIEFCGGTHLENAGHAGPFVIVSEEAIAKGIRRIVAVTGAEAQKAKRKADALSQCLSELGDKVKAQKAPNKDLQKEITDVNDTIGQAMIAQWQKDEMRDTLKSLKKTMDDLDRACKADVQKRVLEKTKEVIDTRPNETLLVMEMESGASAKALNESLKLLKTQSPQTAAMLFTVDPDAGKIICLCQVPQELAERGLKANEWVQELCPLLDGKGGGKDMSAQATGRNTHCLQEALQLANKFAQLKLGEN from the exons ATGGACTCTTCACTGAGTGCAGCTCAGATCCGCGAGAAGTTCATCGACTACTTCCGCCGCCATGAGCATCAGTACGTCCACTCGTCGGCCACCATCCCATTGGACGACCCCACGCTGCTTTTCGCCAATGCCGGCATGAATCAG TTCAAGCCCATCTTCCTCAACACCATCGACCCCTCCCACCCCATGGCCAGGCTGCGCCGCGCCGCCAACACCCAGAAGTGCATTCGCGCTGGAGGCAAACACAACGATCTGGATGATGTGGGCAAAGATGTTTATCATCACACCTTCTTCGAGATGCTGGGCTCATGGTCCTTCGGGGACTACTTCAAG CATCTGGCCTGTGAGATGGCCTTGGAGCTGCTGACCAAGGAGTTTGGTATTCCAATAGATCGTCTGTACGTCACCTACTTCGGAGGTGATACTGCTGCAGGCCTGGAGCCCGACCTGGAGTGCAAGCAGATCTGGATCGACCTGGG ggtggaCGAGGCTCGTATCCTGCCTGGCAACATGAAGGATAACTTCTGGGAGATGGGAGACACCGGCCCCTGCGGCCCCTGCAGTGAAATCCACTTCGACCGCATTGGAGGGAGAGACGCCTCTCACCTGGTGAACCAGGACGATCCCAACGTGCTGGAGATCTGGAACCTGGTTTTCATCCAGTTCAACAG AGAGTCAGAGACGGAGCTGAAGCCGCTGCCTAAGAAGAGCATCGACACGGGGATGGGTCTGGAGCGCCTGGTCTCCGTCCTGCAGAACAAGATGTCCAACTATGACACCGACCTCTTCATCCCGTACTTTGAAGCCATTCAGAAG ggcaCAGGTGCCAGGCCTTACACTGGGAAAGTGGGAGCTGAGGACACTGACGGTATTGACATGGCCTACCGTGTGCTGGCTGACCACGCCCGCACCATCACCATCGCCCTGTCAGACGGCGGCCGGCCCGACAACACAGGAAGAGG CTACGTGTTGAGGAGGATCCTGAGGCGTGCAGTACGTTATTCCCATGAGAAGCTGGGAGCTGAGAAAGGCTTCTTTGCCACCCTTGTGGATGTGGTGGTCGCTTCCCTG gGCGATGCGTTCCCAGAGCTGAAGAAAGACCCAGACATGGTGAAGGACATTATCAACGAGGAGGAGACGCAGTTCCTCAAAACACTCAGCAGGGGGCGGCGCATTCTAGACAGGAAGATCCAGAGCCTGGGAGACTGCAAAACCATCCCAG gtgacACTGCATGGCTGCTATACGACACCTACGGCTTCCCTCTGGACCTGACTGCCCTCATCGCCGAGGAGAAAGGCATGTGTGTCGACACCGACGCCtttgaggaggagaagaaagcagCACAG TTGAAGTCCCAGTGTAAGGGCGCAGGTGATGAAGACCACTTCATGCTGGACATCTACGCCATTGAAGAGCTGCGAAACAAGAACATCCCCGCCACCGACGACTCCCTCAAATACAGCTACAAGTCGGACGACAAAGGCGACTACG tgtTTGAGAAAACCTCGGCCACGGTGCTCGCCTTGCGCTGTAACCGCGCCTTCTGCGACGAGGTGACCACGGGCCAGAAGTGCGGCGTGGTGCTGGACCAGACGTCTTTCTACGCCGAGCAGGGAGGGCAGATCTTCGATGAGGGCTACATGCTCCGGGAGAATGACTCCACAGACGAC cggATGGAGTTCTCGGTGCAGGACACGCAGGTCAGAGGTGGCTACGTCCTCCACATCGGGACGGTGTGCGGGAAGCTGAAGGTCGGAGACCGCGTCACCCTGCATGTAGATGAG GCTCGTCGCAGGCTTGTCATGAGCAACCACACCGCTACGCACATCCTCAACTTCGCCCTGCGGGGGGTTTTGGGTGAGGCCGACCAGAGGGGGTCCCTGGTCGCCCCCTCCCGCCTGCGCTTCGACTTCACAGCCAAAGGCGCCCTGAGCACCGGGGAGATCCGCCGCACCGAGGAGATTGCGTGCACAATGATCCGACGGGGCGAG AATGTTTACGCCAAGGACGCCCCACTGGCACAGGCCAAAGCCATCCAGGGTCTGCGCGCCGTGTTCGACGAGACCTACCCCGACCCGGTCCGCGTCGTGTCCATCGGCGTCCCCGTGGAACAGCTGCTCAGTGAACCCAACTGCAACGCAGGATCGGTCACCTCCATTGAGTTTTGTGGTGGAAC CCATCTGGAGAACGCGGGTCACGCTGGCCCGTTCGTTATCGTCTCTGAGGAGGCCATCGCTAAGGGCATCCGCCGCATTGTCGCTGTGACAGGAGCAGAGGCCCAGAAG GCCAAGAGGAAAGCTGatgctctctctcagtgtctgtCTGAGCTGGGAGACAAGGTGAAGGCCCAGAAAGCCCCCAACAAGGACTTACAGAAAGAGATCACTGATGTCAAtgat ACAATAGGCCAAGCGATGATCGCCCAGTGGCAGAAGGACGAGATGAGAGACACCCTGAAGAGCCTGAAAAAGACCATGGACGACCTGGACCGCGCCTGCAAGGCCGACGTGCAGAAGAGAGTCCTGGAAAAGACCAAGGAGGTGATCGACACCCGACCAAACGAGACACTGCTCGTCATGGAGATGGAGAGCGGAGCCTCAGCTAAG GCTCTGAATGAGTCCCTGAAGTTGCTGAAGACTCAGTCGCCTCAGACCGCCGCCATGCTGTTCACTGTCGACCCCGACGCCGGCAAGATCATCTGCCTGTGCCAAGTCccgcag GAGCTGGCAGAGCGCGGACTGAAGGCCAACGAGTGGGTACAGGAgctctgccccctgctggacggCAAAGGAGGCGGCAAGGACATGTCAGCCCAGGCGACAGGCAGGAACACGCACTGCCTGCAGGAGGCGCTGCAGCTGGCCAACAAGTTCGCACAGCTCAAACTGGGGGAGAACTAG